From the genome of Nerophis ophidion isolate RoL-2023_Sa linkage group LG25, RoL_Noph_v1.0, whole genome shotgun sequence, one region includes:
- the cartl gene encoding cocaine- and amphetamine-regulated transcript-like yields the protein MESSAVLRGLLLVSLLASLSHGQTSQEMSLEDLERDRAEPATDRELVEALEVLLGKVHNGVSTEKRGSIPLCGIGDRCAMKFGPRIGKLCDCGRGANCNSYLLKCI from the exons ATGGAGAGTTCCGCTGTTCTCCGCGGGCTGCTGCTGGTCAGCCTGCTGGCATCCCTCAGTCACGGCCAGACGTCCCAGGAGATGTCCCTGGAGGACTTGGAACGGGACAGAGCCGAACCAGCAACAGACCGAGAACTG GTGGAAGCTCTGGAGGTGTTGCTGGGCAAGGTGCATAATGGTGTTTCCACGGAGAAGCGAGGCAGCATCCCGCTG TGTGGGATCGGTGACCGCTGTGCCATGAAGTTCGGACCACGAATTGGAAAGCTGTGCGACTGCGGCAGGGGAGCCAATTGCAACTCCTACCTGCTcaagtgcatttaa